One region of Jatrophihabitans sp. genomic DNA includes:
- a CDS encoding B12-binding domain-containing protein translates to MPVSDGDEEPHNAFPGVPIAEAARQLGVPMPTLRSWELRYNMPETVRGVGKHRRYSTAELHGLRLMRDEIARGKRASQAAQSVRELLRLTGTASEFVNDVLAASKRSDPVAVRAPRTRAQGALGLAACLDDVLLPAMRQVGLWWQTGRCDVEQEHLATEASRAWLETLAAYAPAPARPTPIVLACGPTDLHTIGLEALATLLRYQQWTVRLLGAKTSVPALETAIRATGAGAAVIVSHLNSGRARAIQSLHAANVLGVEVFYAGNAFTSTRSRRNLPGTYLGTRLQDACKLIDSALG, encoded by the coding sequence ATGCCGGTTTCCGACGGTGACGAGGAGCCGCACAACGCGTTTCCCGGTGTGCCGATCGCCGAGGCGGCGCGCCAGCTCGGGGTGCCCATGCCGACGCTGCGCTCCTGGGAACTGCGCTACAACATGCCTGAGACGGTCCGCGGCGTGGGCAAGCACCGCCGGTACTCCACCGCGGAGCTGCACGGCCTCCGGCTGATGCGCGATGAGATAGCCCGGGGCAAGCGGGCCAGCCAAGCCGCCCAGTCGGTGCGCGAGTTGCTCCGGCTCACCGGCACCGCCAGCGAGTTCGTCAACGACGTGCTGGCCGCGTCCAAACGCTCGGACCCGGTCGCGGTGCGCGCGCCCCGGACCCGGGCCCAGGGCGCCCTGGGCCTGGCGGCCTGCCTGGACGACGTGCTGCTGCCGGCGATGCGGCAGGTCGGGCTGTGGTGGCAGACCGGGCGTTGCGACGTGGAACAGGAACACCTCGCCACCGAGGCATCGCGGGCCTGGCTGGAGACCCTGGCCGCCTATGCCCCGGCGCCTGCCCGGCCGACACCCATCGTGCTGGCGTGCGGGCCGACCGATCTGCACACCATCGGGTTGGAGGCGCTGGCGACCCTGCTTCGCTACCAGCAGTGGACCGTTCGCCTGCTGGGGGCCAAGACCTCCGTACCCGCTCTGGAGACCGCGATCCGAGCGACCGGCGCCGGGGCTGCCGTCATCGTCTCGCACCTCAACTCCGGTCGCGCCCGCGCCATCCAATCACTGCACGCCGCGAACGTCCTGGGCGTCGAGGTGTTCTACGCGGGCAACGCCTTCACCTCGACCCGAAGCCGCCGCAACCTGCCCGGCACCTACCTGGGCACGCGGCTCCAGGACGCGTGCAAGCTGATCGACAGCGCGCTCGGCTGA
- a CDS encoding B12-binding domain-containing protein: MGQQQPLRGTPTGPAELPAEFADRFLRAFRRDDPTTMRRVLEQATEACGLGGCLDDVLLPGMRAIGALWQSGQCGIEKERLATECARAWLQSHEVLVPAPDRGPPVVLACGPTDQHSLALEALGILLRYEGQECRLLGARVSTRALVTAIRASLPAAVVIVSHLRANRNRAAESLRLAHEQVPELFYAGDAFATARLRRNLPGTYLGTRLQTASSLILRSAARTEPAS, from the coding sequence ATGGGTCAACAGCAGCCCCTACGGGGAACCCCAACCGGCCCGGCCGAGCTGCCCGCGGAGTTCGCCGACCGGTTTCTGCGGGCGTTCCGGCGCGATGATCCGACGACGATGCGACGGGTGCTCGAACAGGCCACCGAAGCATGTGGCTTGGGCGGCTGCCTCGACGATGTGCTGCTGCCGGGGATGCGCGCCATCGGAGCCCTCTGGCAGAGCGGGCAGTGCGGCATCGAGAAGGAGCGGCTGGCCACCGAATGCGCGCGGGCGTGGCTGCAGAGTCACGAGGTACTGGTGCCCGCACCTGATCGGGGCCCACCCGTGGTGCTGGCCTGCGGGCCGACCGACCAGCACAGCCTCGCCCTGGAGGCGCTGGGCATCCTGCTGCGCTACGAGGGGCAGGAATGCCGCCTGCTCGGGGCCCGGGTGTCCACCAGAGCGCTCGTCACGGCCATCCGAGCCAGCCTTCCCGCGGCTGTCGTGATCGTGTCGCATCTACGCGCCAACCGTAACCGCGCCGCTGAATCGCTTCGCCTGGCCCACGAACAGGTACCCGAACTGTTCTACGCCGGGGACGCCTTCGCGACCGCCAGACTGCGACGCAACCTCCCCGGGACCTATCTCGGAACCCGGCTGCAGACCGCGTCCTCGCTCATCCTGCGATCAGCGGCCAGGACGGAACCTGCGAGCTGA
- a CDS encoding ANTAR domain-containing protein — MSTQPAHFLEHRSSAEAGSDLGSILRALDGLVASAEPAVVFTSLARLCVPLICDAATVALKTADQQAYLTKWPWSAADPEDSALVREAMAGRQVVSHDAVLTPILGMSTEGVLDYQGVLTLAFHTERPGPSHRVLAQLVVERAVTLIERERLAELATALQTKVDNLGVALTTNRQIGIAIGIIMANHKLTGDHAFDLLRRVSQHSHRKIHDIAVDVVDAGVLELPAGLTAMAPPVAPGTETGTASGRRTFLPGPHTSLHCAPRH, encoded by the coding sequence ATGAGCACTCAACCCGCGCACTTTCTCGAGCACCGCTCGTCCGCTGAGGCGGGCTCGGACCTGGGGTCGATCCTCCGGGCCCTGGATGGCCTGGTGGCTTCTGCCGAACCCGCGGTCGTGTTCACCAGCCTCGCCCGGCTGTGCGTGCCCCTGATCTGCGATGCGGCCACTGTCGCTCTCAAGACCGCTGACCAGCAGGCCTACCTGACCAAATGGCCGTGGAGCGCGGCCGACCCGGAGGATTCCGCCCTGGTCAGGGAGGCGATGGCAGGCAGGCAGGTAGTCAGCCACGATGCGGTGCTCACCCCGATACTCGGCATGAGCACCGAAGGCGTCCTCGACTACCAGGGCGTGCTGACGCTGGCCTTCCACACGGAGCGTCCCGGTCCCAGCCATCGCGTGCTCGCTCAACTCGTCGTCGAGCGAGCGGTGACGTTGATCGAGCGCGAGCGCCTCGCCGAGCTGGCGACGGCCCTGCAGACCAAGGTCGACAACCTCGGCGTCGCGTTGACGACCAATCGCCAGATCGGCATCGCCATCGGAATCATCATGGCCAACCACAAGCTGACCGGCGACCACGCTTTTGACCTCCTGCGTCGAGTCAGCCAGCACAGTCACCGCAAGATTCATGACATCGCCGTGGACGTCGTCGACGCCGGAGTGCTCGAGCTGCCCGCCGGTCTCACCGCGATGGCGCCCCCGGTCGCCCCCGGGACCGAGACCGGAACAGCGTCCGGCCGGCGCACGTTCCTGCCCGGCCCACACACCTCCCTGCACTGCGCTCCCAGGCATTGA
- a CDS encoding antibiotic biosynthesis monooxygenase, which yields MYVSVSRLRVAVDRSDELIAAFTQRAGLVENHDGFVDLQVWRSDRDPAEVLMVSRWRDRDSFKAYMKSEDHRVSHARMDPGLKNAIKLERLEHLQQTYEVVAQ from the coding sequence ATGTATGTCTCGGTGTCGCGCCTACGGGTAGCGGTTGACCGCTCCGATGAGCTGATCGCGGCCTTCACCCAGCGTGCGGGCCTGGTCGAGAATCATGATGGCTTCGTCGATCTGCAGGTCTGGCGTTCTGACCGCGACCCGGCTGAGGTGCTCATGGTCAGCAGGTGGCGTGACCGAGACTCCTTCAAGGCTTACATGAAGAGCGAAGACCACCGAGTGTCCCACGCGCGGATGGACCCCGGTTTGAAGAACGCGATCAAGCTCGAACGGCTTGAGCACCTGCAACAGACCTATGAGGTGGTCGCTCAGTGA
- a CDS encoding NAD(P)H-dependent oxidoreductase: MCHRRALRLSASDGCGDSLGGCVSHEAVAHHRHATSCPIEHPAGLNAFLQRLQSKRPESEVRSRDLFAEELPPVDGQNMDSKYRLMVGRPIDPDHAESWTHIEALIEEFLAADLYLVTAPMWNFSIPYALKYYIDAIVQPRYLFAYNEHGVPVGLVHGKRIVCITSRGGDYSLESPMHAFDAEESYLRQIFGFVGITDFHCVNAQPMDQSPTVRAAAIESAKQAACSLADELADAYTPA; the protein is encoded by the coding sequence TTGTGCCACCGGCGCGCGTTGCGGCTTTCCGCGTCCGACGGATGTGGAGATTCGCTGGGAGGGTGCGTTTCACATGAAGCTGTTGCACATCATCGCCACGCCACGAGCTGCCCGATCGAGCACCCTGCAGGTCTGAACGCGTTCCTGCAGCGCCTGCAGAGCAAGCGGCCGGAGTCGGAGGTGCGCTCCCGGGACCTGTTCGCCGAGGAGCTGCCCCCGGTCGACGGCCAGAACATGGATTCGAAATACCGGCTGATGGTGGGCCGGCCCATCGATCCCGACCACGCCGAGTCCTGGACGCACATCGAGGCGCTGATCGAGGAGTTCCTGGCCGCCGACCTCTACCTGGTCACCGCGCCGATGTGGAACTTCAGCATTCCGTACGCGCTCAAGTACTACATCGACGCGATCGTCCAGCCCCGTTACCTGTTTGCCTACAACGAGCACGGCGTGCCGGTCGGCCTGGTGCACGGCAAGAGAATTGTGTGCATCACCAGCCGAGGCGGGGATTATTCGCTGGAGAGCCCGATGCATGCCTTTGACGCCGAGGAATCATATCTGCGCCAAATATTTGGGTTCGTGGGAATAACCGACTTTCATTGCGTGAACGCGCAGCCAATGGATCAGTCACCCACCGTGCGCGCCGCGGCGATCGAATCCGCCAAGCAGGCGGCCTGTTCGCTGGCCGACGAGCTCGCCGACGCCTACACCCCGGCCTAG
- a CDS encoding transporter substrate-binding domain-containing protein yields MARAAIAVCALVLLAGCGSSDDEPTDAGKDSGIKLIKAGELTTCTHLPYPPFQSAQDGKVVGFDVDLIDLVAKDLGVKQGIVDTPFENIKTGASLNAGECDVAAAGMTITEERKANLDFSEPYFDATQALLAKKGSGITSLETAKGKKFGSQASTTGEDYVKGKGIDPVSFETSDAELNGLRSGQVEVIVQDLPVVNGWLKDPANSDYEVVANLDTGEQYGFAVKKDSNDELLAKINAALAKAKSDGTYDSIYTKWIGAKPAS; encoded by the coding sequence ATGGCGCGCGCGGCCATCGCCGTCTGCGCGCTCGTCCTGCTCGCCGGCTGCGGAAGCAGCGACGACGAGCCCACCGACGCCGGCAAGGACAGCGGCATCAAACTCATCAAGGCGGGCGAGCTCACGACCTGCACGCACCTGCCCTACCCGCCGTTCCAGTCCGCGCAGGACGGCAAGGTGGTCGGCTTCGACGTCGACCTCATCGACCTGGTCGCCAAGGACCTCGGCGTCAAGCAGGGGATCGTCGACACCCCGTTCGAGAACATCAAGACCGGTGCGTCCCTCAACGCCGGCGAGTGCGACGTCGCGGCGGCCGGCATGACGATCACCGAGGAGCGCAAGGCCAACCTCGACTTCTCCGAGCCGTACTTCGACGCCACCCAGGCGCTGCTGGCCAAGAAGGGTTCGGGCATCACCTCCCTCGAGACGGCCAAGGGCAAGAAGTTCGGCTCGCAGGCCTCCACCACCGGCGAGGACTACGTAAAGGGCAAGGGCATCGACCCGGTGTCGTTCGAGACCTCCGACGCCGAGCTCAACGGCCTTCGCAGCGGCCAGGTGGAAGTGATCGTGCAGGACCTGCCGGTGGTCAACGGCTGGCTCAAGGACCCGGCCAACTCCGACTACGAGGTCGTTGCCAACCTCGACACCGGCGAGCAGTACGGCTTCGCGGTCAAGAAGGACAGCAACGACGAGCTGCTCGCCAAGATCAACGCGGCCCTTGCCAAGGCGAAGAGCGACGGCACCTACGATTCGATCTACACCAAGTGGATCGGCGCCAAGCCGGCTAGCTGA
- a CDS encoding amino acid ABC transporter permease yields the protein MATSTSSAETTPGSKPGGKPGAPRSRLTRRQRRRLSLGVQYTVFVAVLVLLASLADWETLRQNFARGEIAREMFPGVLTVALKNTVIYTMTGFAAGLVLGVLLALMRLSSVPPYRWLAAAYVEVFRGLPALLIFIFVGIGVPLAFPGAKIPGGTVGKVALALALVSAAYMAETVRAGIQAVPRGQREAARSLGMSSSRAMISIVIPQAFRIIVPPLTNELVLLFKDSSLVLFLGVQLGERELTKFGRDLASTKANITPILIAGLCYLVITIPLSYLARRLEARNAKANA from the coding sequence ATGGCCACCAGCACCTCCAGCGCCGAAACCACGCCTGGCAGCAAGCCCGGCGGTAAACCCGGCGCGCCCCGGTCACGGCTGACCCGCCGGCAGCGCCGCCGGCTCAGCCTGGGCGTCCAGTACACGGTGTTCGTGGCGGTGCTGGTCCTGCTGGCCTCGCTGGCCGACTGGGAGACGCTGCGGCAGAACTTCGCCCGCGGCGAGATCGCCCGCGAGATGTTCCCCGGCGTACTGACGGTGGCGCTGAAGAACACTGTCATCTACACCATGACCGGCTTCGCCGCCGGGCTGGTGCTGGGCGTGCTGCTGGCCCTGATGCGGTTGTCGTCGGTGCCGCCCTACCGCTGGCTCGCGGCGGCCTACGTCGAGGTATTCCGCGGCCTGCCGGCGCTGCTCATCTTCATCTTCGTGGGCATCGGGGTGCCGCTGGCGTTCCCCGGCGCCAAGATCCCGGGCGGCACCGTCGGCAAGGTCGCGTTGGCGTTGGCGCTGGTGTCAGCGGCCTACATGGCCGAGACCGTGCGCGCCGGGATCCAGGCCGTACCGCGCGGCCAGCGCGAGGCTGCCCGGTCACTGGGCATGTCGAGCAGCCGGGCGATGATCAGCATCGTCATTCCGCAGGCCTTTCGCATCATCGTGCCGCCGTTGACGAACGAGCTGGTGTTGCTGTTCAAGGACAGCAGCCTGGTGCTCTTTCTGGGCGTGCAGCTCGGCGAGCGCGAGCTCACCAAGTTCGGCCGCGACTTGGCCAGCACCAAGGCCAACATCACCCCGATCCTGATCGCCGGCCTGTGCTACCTGGTCATCACCATTCCCCTGAGCTACCTCGCACGACGGCTCGAGGCCCGCAACGCGAAGGCGAACGCATGA
- a CDS encoding amino acid ABC transporter ATP-binding protein — protein sequence MSLDPATADTDTGRSREDAAIDVRALHKSFGSNHVLRGIDFHVARGEVVCVIGPSGSGKSTLLRCINLLEEPQSGEVFVGGVEITDPDVDIDAVRRRIGMVFQSFNLFPHLTVLENLTIAQRRVLRRSKSQAEQLANANLAKVGLSDKAHAYPAQLSGGQQQRAAIARSLSMGPDVMLFDEPTSALDPELVGDVLAVMRDLAAEGMTMMVVTHEMSFAREVANRVVFMDGGVVVEEGSPEQVIANPRQERTRSFLARVLDPAAAKGPIEA from the coding sequence ATGAGTCTCGACCCGGCCACTGCCGACACCGACACCGGCCGCAGCCGCGAGGACGCCGCGATCGACGTCCGCGCCCTGCACAAGTCATTCGGTTCGAACCACGTGCTGCGCGGCATCGACTTTCACGTCGCCCGCGGTGAGGTGGTGTGCGTCATCGGGCCGTCCGGCTCGGGCAAGTCGACGCTGCTGCGCTGCATCAACCTGCTCGAGGAGCCGCAGTCGGGCGAGGTCTTCGTCGGCGGCGTCGAGATCACCGACCCGGACGTCGACATCGACGCGGTCCGGCGCCGGATCGGCATGGTCTTCCAGTCGTTCAATTTGTTTCCGCACCTGACCGTGCTCGAGAACCTCACCATCGCCCAGCGCCGGGTGCTGCGCCGGTCGAAGTCCCAGGCCGAGCAACTGGCCAATGCCAACCTGGCGAAAGTCGGGCTGTCGGACAAGGCCCACGCCTATCCGGCGCAGCTGTCCGGTGGCCAGCAGCAGCGCGCGGCGATCGCCCGGTCGCTGTCGATGGGCCCGGACGTGATGCTGTTCGACGAGCCCACCTCGGCCCTGGACCCCGAACTGGTCGGCGACGTGCTGGCGGTCATGCGTGACCTCGCCGCCGAGGGCATGACCATGATGGTGGTGACGCACGAGATGAGCTTCGCCCGCGAGGTCGCGAACCGGGTGGTGTTCATGGACGGCGGCGTGGTGGTCGAGGAAGGCAGTCCGGAGCAGGTGATCGCCAACCCGCGGCAGGAGCGCACCCGCTCGTTCCTGGCCCGGGTGCTCGACCCGGCCGCGGCCAAGGGGCCGATCGAGGCCTGA
- a CDS encoding DUF1353 domain-containing protein translates to MSFVAHPRDPDNPAGVPPAPLELAFFSVREVKERLPPDRARRARLPLWQLRQPYGYVAKDGRYFVVPAHTSSIDAPGQSTDLTSVPGFLWGILGPYGQHLRSALLHDHRCEVAKHPCLAHPEDRDAAGRPVPPGRTPVQIRAEADDLFREALRCEGVGPARRWIFWAGVSFGRFFNYSKWLAIELVALVFAVAIVGLHALTVALGGGPPRLDGWLSDWPFWLAVLGLVVLMAVLKRRALIITVPASLVAIVACLAGAGPGASPAPLHSLNWHAAVAGGLLLAALAVGVLTDVRVALIAMVLAPLLLPVVLLTTLAQITLALPDLIRWAAGGYRDDEPVVGPTLGPPK, encoded by the coding sequence ATGTCCTTCGTCGCCCATCCCCGCGATCCTGACAATCCAGCCGGCGTCCCGCCCGCTCCCCTGGAACTGGCTTTCTTCTCGGTGCGAGAGGTGAAGGAGCGGCTGCCCCCGGATCGCGCCCGCCGGGCACGCTTACCGCTCTGGCAGCTCAGACAGCCCTATGGCTATGTCGCCAAGGACGGCCGGTACTTCGTGGTGCCCGCGCACACCAGCAGTATCGACGCACCCGGCCAGAGCACCGATCTGACCTCAGTACCCGGTTTTCTGTGGGGGATTCTCGGTCCCTATGGCCAGCACCTGCGCTCAGCGCTGCTGCACGACCACCGCTGCGAGGTTGCCAAGCACCCCTGCCTGGCCCATCCCGAAGATCGCGACGCCGCCGGCCGGCCGGTCCCGCCCGGCCGGACCCCGGTGCAGATCCGCGCCGAGGCAGACGATCTCTTTCGCGAGGCGCTGCGTTGTGAAGGCGTCGGCCCGGCGCGCAGGTGGATCTTCTGGGCCGGTGTGTCCTTCGGGCGATTTTTCAACTACAGCAAGTGGCTTGCCATCGAGCTGGTGGCGCTGGTGTTCGCCGTGGCGATCGTCGGCCTGCACGCGCTGACCGTCGCCCTCGGCGGCGGGCCGCCGCGCCTGGACGGCTGGCTGTCGGACTGGCCCTTCTGGTTGGCGGTGCTCGGCCTGGTGGTGCTGATGGCGGTGTTGAAACGCCGGGCGCTGATAATCACCGTTCCGGCCAGCCTGGTCGCGATCGTGGCCTGCCTGGCCGGCGCCGGGCCGGGTGCGTCGCCGGCGCCGCTGCACTCCCTCAACTGGCATGCGGCGGTGGCCGGCGGGCTGCTGCTCGCCGCGCTCGCGGTGGGGGTGCTCACCGACGTGCGGGTCGCCCTGATCGCGATGGTGCTCGCGCCGCTGCTCCTGCCGGTGGTGCTGCTCACCACGCTGGCTCAGATCACGCTGGCGCTGCCGGATCTGATCAGGTGGGCCGCGGGTGGCTACCGGGACGACGAGCCGGTGGTCGGGCCGACACTCGGCCCGCCGAAGTAG